TCGTCCTGAGCTCCAATATCTCCTCATGTCCCAAATGTTTTGTGGCTCTCAAATGAAGTTACAAATGAGCTGGTTTTTGGTTTCAGGCATCATGAAGGATCATGAACTGTTCACCCCCCTCCCCTCAGGCAGACCTCTGCACAGCCCCAAAGCCAGAACAACAAGGCTACAGTGCAGCTTCTTCACAGAGGCTGAGACTTATGAAGTCACAGACTTAACTCTGTCCTCTGCACTGATGCAATCTTTTAACTGCTGCTCGGTTTTTAACTGAACACAAagaacagctgaggctgatgggaatctGATCAGTTTATTAAAAGAATGAAATACAGATCAAACTCtgaatgtcagcatgctaacttCAGCTCTCAGTTCAAGCTGTAACAATAAAAGCTGAAGCAAACTAATATGATGAAAGTGTAAATGTAATAATCACACCTGTTGAGCTGAAAGATATTCTAACAGAAAATAGAAATcagaaaacagaaacatttcttgtacCCTCGTGTTTTCCTCTCTGCTCCGGTTTGCTTGTTTATAAAGCTCAgaaatgtttaatttataaCCAAAATAATCTGTGTTACACCTttagccaacttcattccaactagTCTTACACTTTTGTTTCCATTCATGGTCAATAGACGCCATTAACATAGACCTGATGTCTAAATAAAGGAGAAATTGTGAGTTTTGGATTATAAAAGAATGGTATGATATCCTCAGGTCAACATTTACTGAAGTCAGTTTATCGAGAGCAAAATTATTCTGTGAAGAATTGTTTGGAAAATGGGtccaaatttgacccgaggtcaacatgagggttaaacatctatctataaattgcaggaatgtctgtctgtctgggcaCGAATAAGTGCAGTGGCagtttgacattgtttggattagaaattcaaaagatatcgttaaataaatagatatgagaagcacacattggctctagccgctggccactccccctctcaccctgaggaccagagacagagagcagcagagctttggcagctaaaatgtgacatactcCTCAAACCCACAAACATGtccaaagtagcactacttgggactgtctttgactttgaataaacaaacgacaattcccgaatttaaggaggtttcagaatcccacacatggaAAGCACAGCTACCTATTTTATAAAGCAAGAcatatctgtatatacagtatgtgtgtccgtgtttggggggaaggtaacctgctcatcacttttcctgctattgtattaagttgctgtgagctggcagaacataacataatctcagagattattcctttacagcgctgtgcaatgcgagaaaatctcagagctgaaccgggcagacacatcagtcttcatcagactcaccctgggtcgggttaattgAGTCTACTGCTAACTTCCAACATTACCTTCGCAGAAAATGCCCCCTGggaatcaaatccatacttcaccgttaaccgtcaagACACTAAAGCTGTATTGAaattaacacctctgctgaagtgcTAAATTTGTTAATGATCATACGACACaagtaatctctctctctctctctctctctctctctctctctctttctgcagataggtgctgattagctctcataacgggctgCATGCGGTtgcacactgccatgagtccatgaggctgattactccacattttcattgtgatattttgtgattacattctgattctgcagcgttctctgtcaggtaaatacagtagtacaatgtcttcctcttgATGTAGAcataagccctattcgcacgggataagtattacctggtgacctccagttatttgtaataatcgcggaggttgtctgtgatcttaatcccccTGCCGAATCCGTATCATCTGTAATTtctaaagtaataattccccgcaaatgacctaccatatttaggaaacggaggtcctgtgataatattagtcccgatgcgatcggcatctctgtgatttggggtctaactggctgcgttgtcaattataaatgaaaggttttgacatcatatccggggggataatgtctgtaaatttgagtaaaatacagacttcagttatcccgtgtgaatgcgccagaACGAAACACAGACgtgtgggggtaatttataaactacaagaggtccccaggtaatacttatcccgtgcgaatagggctatagcctacactgtaagtcagtagtaggctatccagtggagttgcatatgaagtggtttggggtccctctgtaagtcattttggggtagactacaatttggttttgatgaattctacaagcagtaaaaccacaggccaagcaaccggccgttccaaacaggcacattttcaacagccTGCAGTACAAACAAATGAAAGCAACAACTAAAAAGATAAGCATTACAATGAATCAGATTAAAGCTCAATATAACATTTCCTAACACTTTGTTGAGTTTCAGGAAAAATGTGACAATCATCATCACCATGGTAACCATCGTAGACCCATCTCTACATCTCGTCTGATGAATCTGGATTCACGGGAAAGAGTCAACCATCTGTTTGAAGAAAACACAattttaaaaagtcagtatTTTCTAAAtctcagtaggattcatcctctggagaACATGAAAGTCTGTATAAAATGTCACGACAATCCATCTGTTATTTGCTAAAATATTGGACTGATGAAGGTGCTAAAATCCAGATTAActttttgtgatattttgtcaatatttttctgcgccttttgaagtttttgtggctttttacCCCCATATTTTTGAAGCTTTtgtggacatttttgtcacttttttcaacgttctttcaTAATTTTTCTTTCTGAAAAAGTACTGGGCTGATcatttacttgtgaagagcattgtGTGAAACAGTCTGCGTTATTTTTctgaaaatttggttgaaagaaacctacttttctgatgatttttttttttatttaacccaaCTTCAGTTTTAAACGACTTCAGAAGGAATCTTCTGGTCAACTTGGGCTTGTTTCGCGCGGGTGTTTGGGTTGCAAGAAATCTCACACATTTTGATCTGATGTCTCTTCAGCCCGTAACATAACCTGGTCAAAATACATCACCACCGAAAACAGGATGACGGTGTCTTGGACCAACAAAGAAGAATAAACAAGGGATATGaataaatgactttttatgagtagttttactttgaaaacacaaacacaagggttaaaatgaGAGACATTTGTTTACCTGGTTTCTTGTTGGTTAGGGACGCACTACCACAGCGATCTGTTCTCTGGCTGCTGCTTCCTCTTCCCACtgttgttctagttctgccttcAACTTTTCTTCTGCGATGTTTTCCTCCTCATCCAACCTCACTTTCTGATACAGGTTGTCTGTGTTGGAACCTGAATCCCCACAGTATTTCTTCAATCCACCTGATGACATCAACGCAGCTACAACAACGATGGCAAAGAGTAGAGACAGGCCGATGACCTGAACAAGAGACAACAAAGACTATTTTAATCAATCAACGGATCAAACTTTATTAGTAGAGCACTTTTACTAGAAAGGTCATGTAGCACAAAAGGGCTCCACATAtattaaaaaacagaaacaatgtCAACCCCACCCCTTCCACAGACCTACACACTCgcatgaatacacacacacaacacacacacacacacacacacagacacacagacagagacacatgcagCAGAACTACAGATTGACAGGTGTTGGCTTTCGGAGCGGACAGAGAAAAGCGGTCAAGTttttagtaaatgtacagtgtagagTTTAGTGTGTCCATGAACTAATGATGCAGTTAATCAAGACCCAAGTAAAGCTGGCCAGCCCTCATGAAGTGTGGCATGTGGTGACGTTGATCTGAGCTACCAATCAACAAGTTGCATACCTTTTTATTAGAGTAATATTGTTGGGGTGACTGTCAGTGTTTgcataaatgtacagtatgtgcaaaaaCTGACAATTATTCCTATTActctaaaaaaaatcataataaaaataaaagctagGCAGCTGATCATCCTAGTATACCCAGTACGACAAACTAGACCCCTCcacattcaaatcaaatcatcCAACTAACGTTATGTCATTTATGCAATCACGTAGGCTATTAGGGCAATaagttagttgtgcaatatctCATTATGTAAGGGCTGTGCTACACTTATTGTGGAGGATACAGCTGACAGGTTTGttgaattaatttaaaaactgGCACTGAAAGGAGGAGTTAATGTGCTTACTATTTatgtacctgtctaatgtatctgagagtattactatatagatacctgtctaatgtatctgagagtattactatatagagacctgtctaatgtatctgagagtattactatatagagACCTGTCTGATGTATCTGAGaatattactatatagggacctgtctgtTGTAtttgagagtattactatatagggacctgtctgatGTAtttgagagtattactatatagggacctgtctgtTGTAtttgagagtattactatatagggacctgtctgtTGTAtttgagagtattactatatagggacctgtctgatGTAtttgagagtattactatatatgtACCTGTCCTAATGTAtctgagagtattactatatagggacctgtctaatgtatctgagagtattactatatagggacctgtctgatgtatctgagagtattactatataggtacctgtctaatgtatatgagagtattactatataggtacctgtctaatgtatatgagtatatactatataggtacctgtctaatatATATGAGAGTactactatataggtacctgtctaatgtatgtaAGTATTACATATATAGGTACTACCTAATATATATGAGTactactatataggtacctgtctaatgtatgtaGAGTactactatataggtacctgtctaatgtatgagagtactactatataggtacctgtctaatatATGAGAGTactactatataggtacctgtctaatgtatatgagtattactatataggtacatgtctaatgtatatgagtactactatataggtacctgtctaatatATATGAGAGTactactatataggtacctgtctaatatATGAGAGTactactatataggtacctgtctaatgtatatgagagtactACTATATAGGTATCTGTCTAATATATTGAGAGTactactatataggtacctgtctaatgtatatgagtttttactatataggtacctgtctaatgtagcAACTAAGcgctttaaatttttttgtcactcttgtcaccttccttctttctactgtgttttttcaacatataagggggacattattgaaaaaagctttAGAACAACTGAACTACTGTGTGCAGAAAATACACTGATGAAGAAGACCacagtaaaataaagaaaaacacagactgaCGGTAAAGAAACCAAGAAAAACTCACCCCTTGAATATTTCCGTTTGTCTGTATTGTGGGGATAGCGGACGTTCATTATTCCCACAGCAAGCAGTACCATTGTCCTTCGATTAACACAAAGGCAACCCACAGCAGACCAACTAAAGTTGCCTTGACCATGTGATacacaacataaaaataactttCAATCCCAGCAAATTTATATCTCAAAGTCTTTGTCAGCCCAGAGTTGTACAACGAAGATAATAAAAAATGCAATAGCCATGTGGACACTGCAGTCACGACCTCTTGTTTTGCAATTGCACTCGTAACGCAATAATATTACACCAACATTGAGAATTAAAATCACAATCATTGTGATAGATAAGACGACTTGTTTGAGTGCGAAATCTGTGAAAATGTTCTTCATCTTTGCTGCAAAGTTTGAACCTGCTGCGAGCCGCTGCTTGGTACCTCTAGATATACTGACATGAGACCAAATCATTTCCTGTTTCACACCTTCATTCAGAGTTCAGAGACTGTGTTGTCTCTCGAGGGGAAGTTTGATTTGCGGTAGTGGGCTAAACCACAAACAACATACGAGAATTCGTTAcaggaaaaaaactaataaatgtTAGAAAAAATCAAACCATGTGACTGGATGCCAGGATAAAAGTGCTGATAAACAGTGAAGTGAAGGTTCAGTAAAAACTCACAATGTTACAACATGGCCTCAGCCCTGCTGTCCTCCTGACCTCCTTTTACCGCTGTGTGGTGGAGAGCACACTGACATCCTCCATCACTGCCTGGTATGGAATCTGCTCTGTGGCTGACAAGGAAGGGGGCTACACCGAGTAGTTAAAACTGCTCGAAAATAACAAACCACAGCCTCCCCTTCTTTGGGGACATTTACATCAGTAGGTGCAGAAGCAGAGCTTTGGTATCATGAAGGATCATCAAGTGTtcatccccctccccctctggcAGGCAGCTGCACAGGCCTCAACTTATACGTTTTACTGAAGTCAAAGGTGTAAATTTACAGGTTTTAaaatacttaaagtataaaagtaaaagtaaaaagtaatgtaaggggaaaaaatgccattaatatcaaaaacttAGGCCGCActacaggggcctatagtgcctACCCTAgctaaaaaaatcatttttctaaaggccataagagagacagtgagagacagGTCTGAGAGGAGGACAGACgcccagagacagagacagagagagacagagacaagagagagacagagagagagacagagagagagagagagcctagagagagacagagacagagacagagagagagagagacagagacagagagacagagccagagagacagagacagagagacagagacagagccgagagagacagagagacagagacagagagagagacagagagaggagagacagagacacagagagagacagagacagagacagacagagagagagagagagagacagagagagagacagagacagagacagagacagagagacagagacagagagagagacagagcctagagagagagagagagagagagagagagagacagagacagagagagagacagagacagagaggagagggagagaaagagacagagacagagacagagagagacagagacagagagagagacagagccagagagagagagagacagagaggagagagagagagacagagacagaggacagagacagagagaggatttTGAAAACAGCGACGGCCGCCTTTATCTTCAAGCCCACATCAGaacacatgttcaaaataaatgaaCTACATGAGCACATTCCAAATGCTGCTTCGAGACAGAACAGAGAACCTGGTGAAACCCCCAGACCTGCTGGAACAAATTCAGGTCTCCAGCAGCTTTATAAAACTAAAATCCACCAGCAGTCTGGATTTAAttgcatttacacacacaaggagagCTTCAACATTTAGATCATCCTCCACCTTCCTCCTCCGCTCACGCTACAGCCATCTTGGCCTGACCCAAAACAAAATTCAGAACCTGACACTTGTGCTTGTGATGCGACTGTAATTAAAACCACAGATAATAACCTGTTTGCTGAAAGCTTCCCCACATTTGATAAAAACagtttgtaaaacaaaatcacaGTAGAAAAGAACAGTTGACCTCAGAAAACAGTGAAATATTGTCTCTCTCAGTCATTTGTCCTCAACAGCAGTATTGATAATGGACACAAAAGAGTTCACTGCAAAGAATCCCATGAAGGATCCTCCACTGCAAGTCTGCATGTCTTTGACAAGTGGTGGAGGTTTATAGAGAGCCCCTCCATGCGAGGTCTAAAACTTCGTGTTTCAGACCAAGATGACTCCCTCCATGGAGTGTCAGTCTGTCCATTCAGCTTGTTCTTATTCAGTGTCTTTACCATAAGACCATAAAAAACCTTTTCCTGAGGCATCCTCCAAAGAGACGGCCCGCAAGCGGTTCTAACACGAGGGGCCCCACAGGCTTATAATCCGGGAGCAAAACCAGGGGAAGGATACGGGTCGTTATGCGTTCGGCAGCAGTGACCCCATCACTGAAGGAGTCTAGGAGGGACCATTCATGACCAACCAGCTTGTGTCTCCAGTACTCCAGAAGTTGCCCTGTGACCCGGACCGACCACGAGACCAAGTCGGCAGCCAGATGGACGGGGTCGCATCCAGCCGAGGCCCAGCCAGCTCCACCACCTGACCCAGAGTAGAAATCCTGGCAGTTCTCAGCACCCTGGACAGAGTTGCTCCTCCCCAGCCAGGACAGTCCAGCACCGTCCCAGAACAGCACGAGGCCTGCGGGAGCCAGTGCAGAGAGACTGCCTGCTCAGCCCTCTGTCTCCTCAGCAGATTCCACACAATAAAACACTTCTATAAAAACCCCGAGAGACAAGCGTGCTCACATTGTTAGTgtccattaaaaacaaattaaaatccaGGCGAGTCCGTTAAAACGCTGCAGAATACAGCGGGGATAAAGGCCTCCACAAAACATCTATCGGTCCAGTGAGCATCCTCTGCAAAACTGGAGGCGGAGCGCCTAGCACCTCTGCTTGCCAGATGTCGCAGTCCTTGCCCTCCCTCCTCTTAAGGGAGGAACAGGACGCGCTTCCTATGGGACCCAGTGCATTCGATCCCAAAAAAATCCACCAAAGCCTCTGTACCTGGGACGGAGGCCGGGGGGTCCAACGAAGGCCATTCGATGCCACAAAGGAGGATGAGaccaaattattatttaaaacaaggGCCGCGGCCTGGAAGGACATCTTTGGCGGTAGCCACTTCCATCTATTGAGCCGACCTTTAACAGTCTCCAAAACATTGTCCCAATTATTTTGAACATAGGTCTCATCCCCCCAAGAAAACTCCAAGGTACTTCAGTCCTCCCTTTTTCCAGACCAAAGCACCTGGCAGCCTGAGCCGATCCCCAAACTCTCCCCCACCATCACAGCCTCACTCTTCCCCAGTTCACTCTTGCGAgatgaaataaaaccaaaatctTTAACAATATcttgtaaaacatcaatatCTTTTTGTGAGTTTATCAAAACAATTAAATCATCTGCATAAACAGAAAAATTTAAAAGAGATAGGACACTGAGGGAAACACACACCATTCAACTTGCTCCTTAGTTTGTGGAGCAGAGGCTCGAAggataatgaaaataacatcCCTGAGAGAGAGCAGCCCTGCCTTACCCCCCTGCTGATATTAAAGGGGCACCCAGCCTGCCATTTTATCTTAAGAACACTGCGCAATGTCACTGTAGAGACCTGGATCATGGCTATAAAGCCAGGGTTGAACCCAAAAGCAGCCAGAGTCTGCCACAGGTACTGGTGTTCAACCCGGTCAAAGCCCTTCTCCTGGTCTATGGAAATAAGACCAGTTTCAACAGCCAATGAACTAGAGAGGTCCAAAAACATCACGAATTAAAGTGACATTGTCACTTATGAGCCTGCCCGGGCACACAGTAAGTCTGGTCAGGGTGGATAATGGACGTCATCACCTCCCTTCAATCTAAGGGCCAGAGCTTTGGACAGGATTTTATAATCCGTGCACAGCGGCGAGACCGGTCTCCAGTTCTTCAGCTCATTCAGGTCTCCCTTCTTAGGCAGCAGGGTGATGACGGCCCTCCTGCAGCTCAGAGGAAGTCTACCTTTCAGGAGACTGTCGTTCAGCACCTCGAGCAGGTCCTGTCCTAAGATGGACCAAAAGACTTAAAAAGTCCACAGGAAGGCCATCCATCCCCGGGCTTTGCCGCTCTGCAAACTCCCCATAGCTGTGGTCAGCTCCTGCATAGTCAACTCTGCTGCCCGGCTGGGGTTTTTCCTCGCGGGCTTACCTGAGGGAGACCACTGAAGAAGCTGCTGTACACATCTGGATTATCTGACCACTCACACTTAAAGAGGTCTCTATAGAAACCGCAGCAAACTTCCTGATCTCAGACAAATCTGAGACGTCCAGAGCCGCTACCACGTCGTAAAGAATTAATGATCTTCCTTTGTCCATTTTTCTTCTCCAGCCCAAAGAAGAACTTAGAGAGCATCCATCTGTGATGATGTTCATAAACCTCGACCTCCGACCAGAGCTCCCTGTGCTGAGAAGACCCCCAGCAGGTTGGCTATAGCCGACTGTTTGGACTTGAGGGAAACTAAGTGCCCTCGATCTCCTGTAGAAGCTGCTAAAGACTGCAATTCTTCTACCTGTCTCTCCAGATCCTTCATTGATCGGAGACAACTCTCCAGTGACATGTGATGTGAACTGCTGACAAAGTTGTTGTTTATCTGAACCTTGCCAAAAGTCCCACACCACTGCTGAATGCAGGTAAAAGCAGGCCTGCTCTCTCTGTAGGAAGACCAAAACAACTTAAAAGCAGACTTAAAAAGCCTGGTCATTCAAAAGAACTGAGTTAAAATGCCAATAGGCTCTTTAAACgaacatttttataaaaaaacagcGCAGGAGACAAGACAGTGGTCAGAAAAACCCACAGGCTGAATAACACACCTTTTTAAAGATATTAAAATGGTGTTTAAAACAATAGAGGCGATCTAATCTAGCCAGGGGATAAAACATTGTCTCTTGAGTGACTCCAGGTGTACTGCCTATGGTCACTATTAAAACCCCTCCCACACAGGTCAGACAGCTCATGTGTTTCCACTAGCTGTCTGATCCTGTGGGAACGATGTAGGATGAGGTTCAGGATGATTCCTATCCAGGGTTGGATCAACCGTTACAGTTAAAATCCCCATAAAACATATACTCATCCCCAAAAGCTTCAATGGCATcagataaaatatttaaaaatgctaCCCTATCCACCCCATTGGGTTTGgtagacattttaaaaacactaaCTTCACCTTTTCATATTGAGCTGTGACCTTCAACAAAACACCTGGCACAATCTCATCCACATCAAAAGAAACTGGTAAAAAACTCCTGTCAAATAagaccccccccctccactcAGACTGGACTTATGGCTTAAAATCACCTCCCCATTAAAAGCCCTCCTCAGTCACATTCAATATCTGTGGTGCTGTGGGTTTCTGCTTAAAAACATCACATCCAACTTCCTTATCTCCATGAGCTTAAAAAGAGCAGCTCTCTTAAAATCAGCTCTGGCTCCGTTCAGGTTTAAAATCCCA
This genomic interval from Perca fluviatilis chromosome 5, GENO_Pfluv_1.0, whole genome shotgun sequence contains the following:
- the LOC120559075 gene encoding mitochondrial import receptor subunit TOM6 homolog; translation: MRQNETQTCGVLNDFRRNLLVNLGLFRAGVWVARNLTHFDLMSLQPVT